The sequence CGCCAAAACGGGAATGAGCAATTTCATATGATTAATGGATTTGTTTGGGTTTGGAATTTTAGCAAAGCGGATTACGAAAGAATCAATATACGTGCTATACAATGGTTCCGCAGTTCACCCACAGAATGACATAGTTGAGACCCGTAAATTATTGCATCCATAATCCGCTACGGATAATTATTTGACTACTTTAAAGCCAGAATGTATTTCACCATTTCTTTGGCGTCGTCTTTCGATACATTAGGGTGTGCCTGCATAGGAATTTCGCCCCAATGACCACTACCACCAGAGATGATTTTGTCAGCCAGCATTTCGATGTTTGCCTCAGAGGCTTCATATTTGGCAGCTACTTCTTTGTAAGCAGGGCCTACCACTTTCATATCTACTTTGTGGCATGTCAGACAGTCCGACTGTGCAATCAGACCCGCGCCTTTCGAAGCTGCTGCTTCCGCCGCACCTTGCTTTACCATTGAGTTATCAACAGGCGCTTCGCTGCTGCTTGTTGATGTGTCTTTCTTTTCGCTGCTGTTACCGCTGCCACCACATGAGGCTAAGAAAAATGCACTTAATACGAATGGTGCCAGATAACG is a genomic window of Chitinophaga sp. LS1 containing:
- a CDS encoding c-type cytochrome, which encodes MRMRYLAPFVLSAFFLASCGGSGNSSEKKDTSTSSSEAPVDNSMVKQGAAEAAASKGAGLIAQSDCLTCHKVDMKVVGPAYKEVAAKYEASEANIEMLADKIISGGSGHWGEIPMQAHPNVSKDDAKEMVKYILALK